A genomic region of Melanotaenia boesemani isolate fMelBoe1 chromosome 13, fMelBoe1.pri, whole genome shotgun sequence contains the following coding sequences:
- the kdm5c gene encoding lysine-specific demethylase 5C isoform X1, with the protein MEGEEFIPPPECPVFEPSWEEFQDPLGYIAKIRPIAEKSGICKIRPPADWQPPFSVELDSFHFTPRIQRLNELEAETRVKLNYLDRIARFWEIQGSSLKIPHIERRILDLFSLSKIVTDEGGFEMVCKERRWARIAQRLGYPQGKNIGSLLRSHYERIVYPFEMFQSGASLPTYKPKHYDGEDVDKEYKPHSIPLRQSVQPSKMSSYGRRANRCQPDGPEDLAPHPLTTGSQLISAPEPTEEDIEKNPELKKLQIYGAGPKMMGLGLVARDKGMRKKDELPQTVTVKDSVSPPAGDVTIKSEPLEPEERQRDGRMSNPQLPSHGLTVKTVKKEEVKQENGKENNGEVEDTDGPCTKMTMRLRRNLNNPQCVDSFVCRMCGRGDDDDKLLLCDGCDDNYHTYCLLPPLADPPKGNWRCPKCVVEECKKPAEAFGFEQATREYTLQSFGEMADTFKADYFNMPVHMVPTELVEKEFWRLVSSIEEDVTVEYGADIHSKEFGSGFPMVTGKKELTKEEEDYARSGWNLNVMPVLEQSLLCHINGDISGMKVPWLYVGMVFSAFCWHIEDHWSYSINYLHWGEPKTWYGVPSVAAEQLEEVMKKLTPELFEFQPDLLHQLVTIMNPNILMAHGVPVVRTNQCAGEFVITFPRAYHSGFNQGYNFAEAVNFCTADWLPAGRSCIEHYRRLRRYCVFSHEELTCKMATSPEKLDLNLAAATHREMFIIVQEERKLRKSLMERGITEAEREAFELLPDDERQCDKCKTTCFLSALACSNCSERLVCLYHTQDLCNCPTDKLYLRYRYTLDELLAMLHRLKVRSESFDSWANRVKEALEQEEGNKIEIQDLEKLKNEATEKKFPDNELLRKLNTVLKDIGYCQQTSAELLSNSNTSENKITLAELKSVVEKMLNLPCVMSQLEKVQAVLETVEDYQKQAQALVNNKDWRKDSPQPEQLQTLLEQGSKLPVVVPECNLLQGLKEQGRWLEEVRRTLGTEGGERQEVTLDVLRNLMEAGCNVPQSMSVETAMAELQELLTIAERWEEKAQICLEQRQKHPLSTLEAIVNEAQLIPVTLPNILALQECLTRARAWVTDLEEIQNGEHYPCLDDLEGLVAIGRDLPVFMEELRQLELQVASAHSWRDKASKTFLKKSSQHSLLEVLCPCAKRRAKRDEAEPLGDPLDDSDTNTLGLSAQALRDPAAIVMAFKEGEHQEKDALLRLQKVNMCKSGRNSSSYKENGRWDDAMETNTSSHSENSVKENGSDGHSRTASPQSICVCGGQPRAPQLRCHLCKDWFHGGCVPFPSLMPSPGPPVNFLCWWDWDSRFLCPQCQRSRRPRLETILALLVALQRLPVRLPEGEALQCLTERAITWQGRAKEALETPELQQALQRLEELKETLQCDSEKEKEVEKETEGNSVIVLSDSEGGEGEDGVIDLTQDNSPKKKTKESNTTQAGCENGTCKKSNITGVGSLLHLLPSLKGQVVELSPATRVQLEKLQLEGDLLEVSLDQTQTIHRVLQAASDPPRETLHTLIQIELEEQRRTSCGRPKDSKRKRKGHRGGGGDAAGETSLDAAKSKKTCPLRHSVPPHPLVQTHPEIL; encoded by the exons ATGGAAGGGGAAGAGTTTATACCTCCTCCGGAGTGTCCAGTTTTTGAGCCGTCATGGGAGGAGTTCCAGGATCCCCTGGGCTACATTGCCAAGATCCGTCCTATTGCAGAGAAGTCTGGAATCTGTAAAATTCGACCTCCAGCG GACTGGCAACCCCCGTTTTCAGTGGAGCTTGATAGCTTTCACTTCACACCCCGCATCCAGAGGCTTAATGAGCTGGAG GCTGAGACCAGAGTGAAGCTCAATTACTTAGATCGCATTGCCAGATTCTGGGAGATTCAGGGATCTTCCTTAAAAATCCCACATATTGAAAGGCGCATTCTGGATCTCTTCAGCCTGTCAAAG ATTGTGACAGATGAAGGAGGCTTTGAGATGGTGTGTAAGGAACGGCGCTGGGCCCGTATAGCCCAGCGGCTTGGCTACCCACAAGGCAAGAACATTGGCTCTTTGCTGCGCTCGCACTACGAGAGGATTGTTTACCCCTTTGAAATGTTCCAGTCTGGGGCCAGCCTTCCG ACTTACAAGCCAAAGCACTATGATGGTGAAGATGTGGACAAAGAGTACAAGCCTCACTCTATTCCACTGCGACAGTCCGTGCAGCCATCCAAAATGAGCAGTTATGGACGCCGAGCAAACCGGTGCCAGCCTGAT GGTCCAGAGGATCTGGCCCCCCATCCTCTCACCACTGGCTCTCAACTCATCTCTGCG CCTGAACCTACAGAAGAAGACATAGAGAAGAACCCAGAGCTGAAGAAACTACAGATCTATGGAGCAGGGCCTAAGATGATGGGACTTGGACTGGTGGCAAGGGATAAAGGCATGAGGAAGAAAG atgaGCTGCCTCAGACAGTTACTGTCAAGGACAGCGTGTCTCCTCCTGCTGGTGATGTGACGATCAAATCAGAGCCACTGGAGCCTGAAGAGAGACAACGTGATGGGAGGATGTCCAACCCCCAGCTACCTTCCCACGGTCTTACAGTTAAGACAgtgaagaaagaagaagtaAAGCAGGAGAACGGGAAAGAGAACAACGGGGAGGTAGAGGATACAGATGGACCTTGCACCAAAATGACCATGAGGCTTAGACGCAACCTTAACAACCCACAATGT gtGGATTCTTTTGTTTGCCGGATGTGTGGTCGGGGAGATGACGATGACAAACTTCTCCTGTGTGACGGCTGTGATGACAACTATCACACTTACTGTCTACTGCCCCCACTCGCCGATCCCCCCAAAGGCAACTGGCGATGCCCCAAGTGTGTGGTAGaa GAGTGCAAGAAACCTGCAGAAGCATTCGGCTTTGAACAAGCCACAAGAGAGTACACTCTGCAGAGTTTTGGGGAAATGGCGGATACGTTCAAAGCAGATTACTTCAACATGCCGGTCCAT ATGGTTCCCACTGAGCTTGTGGAGAAAGAGTTCTGGAGACTAGTCAGTAGTATTGAGGAAGACGTGACTGTCGAATACGGTGCAGACATTCACTCCAAAGAGTTTGGGAGTGGCTTTCCAATGGTCACTGGTAAAAAAGAGCTCACAAAAGAGGAGGAG GATTACGCCCGCAGTGGCTGGAACCTGAATGTGATGCCTGTACTGGAGCAGTCTCTTCTGTGCCACATCAATGGAGACATCTCTGGGATGAAGGTGCCGTGGCTTTATGTGGGCATGGTGTTCTCAGCTTTCTGCTGGCACATTGAGGATCACTGGAGTTACTCCATTAACTACCTACACTG GGGTGAACCCAAGACCTGGTATGGAGTTCCCTCTGTGGCAGCAGAGCAACTTGAGGAGGTTATGAAGAAGCTGACACCAGAGCTGTTTGAGTTCCAGCCTGATCTCCTGCATCAGCTGGTCACCATTATGAACCCCAATATCCTCATGGCTCACGGTGTACCG GTCGTACGCACCAATCAGTGTGCTGGTGAGTTTGTCATCACCTTCCCCAGAGCCTACCACAGTGGCTTCAATCAGGGTTATAACTTTGCAGAAGCAGTCAACTTCTGCACTGCAGACTGG CTGCCTGCTGGTCGTTCCTGTATTGAGCACTACCGACGTTTAAGGAGGTATTGCGTGTTCTCTCACGAGGAGCTCACCTGTAAAATGGCTACCAGCCCAGAGAAACTAGACCTTAACCTGGCTGCAGCTACCCATCGGGAGATGTTCATTATTGTTCAAGAGGAGAGGAAGCTGCGCAAGAGTCTGATGGAAAGG GGCATCACAGAAGCAGAGCGGGAGGCATTTGAGCTGCTGCCTGATGATGAGAGACAGTGTGATAAATGCAAGACCACATGCTTTCTCTCAGCTCTGGCCTGCTCCAACTGTTCTGAACGTCTGGTGTGTCTTTATCACACTCAGGATCTGTGCAACTGCCCCACTGATAAACTCTACCTCAG GTACAGATACACCCTGGATGAGCTGTTAGCCATGTTGCATCGATTAAAAGTCCGGTCGGAGTCCTTTGATTCCTGGGCTAACAGAGTAAAAGAGGCTCTTGAGCAGGAAGAGGGAAACAAGATAG AAATTCAGGACCTggagaagctgaagaatgaagcCACAGAGAAGAAGTTTCCTGACAACGAACTTCTCAGGAAGCTCAACACCGTCCTTAAAGACATAGGATACTGCCAACAGACAAGTGCTGAGCTCCTCAGTAATTCAAACACCAG CGAAAACAAGATTACTTTGGCAGAGCTGAAGTCTGTGGTTGAAAAAATGCTAAATCTTCCCTGTGTAATGAGCCAGCTGGAGAAAGTGCAG GCGGTTCTGGAGACAGTGGAGGATTACCAAAAACAGGCTCAAGCACTGGTCAATAACAAGGACTGGAGGAAGGACTCTCCACAGCCTGAACAGCTCCAGACGTTGTTGGAGCAGGGGAGCAAGCTGCCTGTTGTGGTGCCAGAGTGTAATTTACTCCAGGGCCTTAAGGAGCAAGGCCGTTGGCTGGAAGAGGTGAGGCGCACCCTTGGCACAGAAGGAGGGGAGAGGCAAGAAGTAACATTGGATGTATTGAGGAACCTTATGGAAGCAGGCTGCAACGTGCCCCAGAGTATGTCTGTGGAGACGGCCATGGCTGAGCTGCAGGAACTGCTCACAATAGCCGAACGTTGGGAGGAAAAAGCGCAGATCTGCCTGGAACAGAg GCAAAAACATCCCCTCTCTACCCTGGAGGCAATAGTAAATGAGGCTCAGCTTATTCCAGTCACACTTCCCAACATTCTGGCTTTACAAGAGTGTCTAACACGAGCTCGGGCCTGGGTAACAGACTTGGAAGAAATCCAg AATGGCGAGCATTACCCATGTCTGGATGACCTCGAGGGCCTGGTAGCTATTGGAAGAGACTTGCCAGTCTTCATGGAAGAGTTAAGGCAGCTGGAACTGCAGGTGGCCAGTGCTCACTCCTGGAGGGACAAGGCCAGCAAGACCTTCCTGAAGAAGAGCAGCCAGCACAGTCTACTAGAG GTGTTATGCCCATGTGCAAAACGGAGAGCGAAGCGAGATGAGGCCGAGCCGCTGGGTGATCCTTTAGATGATTCTGATACCAACACTTTGGGGCTTTCTGCTCAGGCCTTGAGGGACCCTGCAGCTATT GTGATGGCTTTCAAAGAAGGGGAGCACCAGGAGAAGGACGCACTACTGAGATTACAGAAAGTGAACATGTGTAAATCTGGACGTAACTCTTCAAGTTATAAGGAGAACGGACGGTGGGATGACGCCATGGAGACAAACACATCTAGCCATTCCGAGAACTCTGTAAAAGAGAACGGGAGCGATGGCCACAGCCGTACCGCCTCTCCTCAGTCgatatgtgtgtgtggcggGCAGCCTCGTGCTCCTCAGCTCCGCTGCCATCTCTGTAAGGACTGGTTCCACGGTGGCTGTGTTCCTTTTCCCTCCCTGATGCCCTCCCCTGGACCACCAGTCAACTTTCTCTGCTGGTGGGACTGGGACTCACGCTTCTTGTGTCCTCAGTGTCAACGGTCACGGCGCCCACGCCTGGAGACTATCCTGGCATTACTCGTGGCCCTGCAGAGGTTGCCCGTGCGTCTCCCTGAAGGAGAAGCACTGCAGTGTCTCACAGAGAGGGCCATTACGTGGCAGGGCCGAGCCAAGGAGGCACTGGAGACACCTGAGCTGCAACAGGCACTTCAGAGGCTGGAAGAACTCAAAGAAACTCTCCAGTGTGactcagaaaaagagaaagaagtggaaaaggaaacagaagGGAATTCAGTTATTGTTTTATCAGACTCAGAGGGAGGGGAAGGAGAGGACGGAGTCATTGATCTAACACAGGATAATTCAccgaaaaagaaaacaaaggaaagcaACACCACTCAG gctggatgtgaaaatgGTACCTGCAAAAAGTCCAATATTACAG GTGTGGGGTCTCTTCTGCACCTGCTGCCCTCCCTGAAAGGCCAAGTGGTGGAACTGTCCCCAGCCACCAGGGTCCagctggagaagctgcagctggAAGGAGACCTGCTGGAGGTTTCCTTGGACCAGACACAGACCATCCACAGGGTCCTGCAAGCTGCCTCCGATCCACCCAGAGAAACACTGCACACACTTATTCAG ATTGAACTTGAAGAGCAGAGACGAACGAGCTGTGGACGACCCAAGGACtcaaagagaaagaggaaaggCCACAGAGGTGGGGGTGGGGACGCAGCAGGAGAAACGTCACTGGATGCCGCAAAGTCAAAGAAAACCTGTCCTCTCAGACATAGCGTCCCCCCTCATCCTCTGGTCCAGACCCACCCAGAG ATTTTGTGA
- the kdm5c gene encoding lysine-specific demethylase 5C isoform X2 translates to MEGEEFIPPPECPVFEPSWEEFQDPLGYIAKIRPIAEKSGICKIRPPADWQPPFSVELDSFHFTPRIQRLNELEAETRVKLNYLDRIARFWEIQGSSLKIPHIERRILDLFSLSKIVTDEGGFEMVCKERRWARIAQRLGYPQGKNIGSLLRSHYERIVYPFEMFQSGASLPTYKPKHYDGEDVDKEYKPHSIPLRQSVQPSKMSSYGRRANRCQPDPEPTEEDIEKNPELKKLQIYGAGPKMMGLGLVARDKGMRKKDELPQTVTVKDSVSPPAGDVTIKSEPLEPEERQRDGRMSNPQLPSHGLTVKTVKKEEVKQENGKENNGEVEDTDGPCTKMTMRLRRNLNNPQCVDSFVCRMCGRGDDDDKLLLCDGCDDNYHTYCLLPPLADPPKGNWRCPKCVVEECKKPAEAFGFEQATREYTLQSFGEMADTFKADYFNMPVHMVPTELVEKEFWRLVSSIEEDVTVEYGADIHSKEFGSGFPMVTGKKELTKEEEDYARSGWNLNVMPVLEQSLLCHINGDISGMKVPWLYVGMVFSAFCWHIEDHWSYSINYLHWGEPKTWYGVPSVAAEQLEEVMKKLTPELFEFQPDLLHQLVTIMNPNILMAHGVPVVRTNQCAGEFVITFPRAYHSGFNQGYNFAEAVNFCTADWLPAGRSCIEHYRRLRRYCVFSHEELTCKMATSPEKLDLNLAAATHREMFIIVQEERKLRKSLMERGITEAEREAFELLPDDERQCDKCKTTCFLSALACSNCSERLVCLYHTQDLCNCPTDKLYLRYRYTLDELLAMLHRLKVRSESFDSWANRVKEALEQEEGNKIEIQDLEKLKNEATEKKFPDNELLRKLNTVLKDIGYCQQTSAELLSNSNTSENKITLAELKSVVEKMLNLPCVMSQLEKVQAVLETVEDYQKQAQALVNNKDWRKDSPQPEQLQTLLEQGSKLPVVVPECNLLQGLKEQGRWLEEVRRTLGTEGGERQEVTLDVLRNLMEAGCNVPQSMSVETAMAELQELLTIAERWEEKAQICLEQRQKHPLSTLEAIVNEAQLIPVTLPNILALQECLTRARAWVTDLEEIQNGEHYPCLDDLEGLVAIGRDLPVFMEELRQLELQVASAHSWRDKASKTFLKKSSQHSLLEVLCPCAKRRAKRDEAEPLGDPLDDSDTNTLGLSAQALRDPAAIVMAFKEGEHQEKDALLRLQKVNMCKSGRNSSSYKENGRWDDAMETNTSSHSENSVKENGSDGHSRTASPQSICVCGGQPRAPQLRCHLCKDWFHGGCVPFPSLMPSPGPPVNFLCWWDWDSRFLCPQCQRSRRPRLETILALLVALQRLPVRLPEGEALQCLTERAITWQGRAKEALETPELQQALQRLEELKETLQCDSEKEKEVEKETEGNSVIVLSDSEGGEGEDGVIDLTQDNSPKKKTKESNTTQAGCENGTCKKSNITGVGSLLHLLPSLKGQVVELSPATRVQLEKLQLEGDLLEVSLDQTQTIHRVLQAASDPPRETLHTLIQIELEEQRRTSCGRPKDSKRKRKGHRGGGGDAAGETSLDAAKSKKTCPLRHSVPPHPLVQTHPEIL, encoded by the exons ATGGAAGGGGAAGAGTTTATACCTCCTCCGGAGTGTCCAGTTTTTGAGCCGTCATGGGAGGAGTTCCAGGATCCCCTGGGCTACATTGCCAAGATCCGTCCTATTGCAGAGAAGTCTGGAATCTGTAAAATTCGACCTCCAGCG GACTGGCAACCCCCGTTTTCAGTGGAGCTTGATAGCTTTCACTTCACACCCCGCATCCAGAGGCTTAATGAGCTGGAG GCTGAGACCAGAGTGAAGCTCAATTACTTAGATCGCATTGCCAGATTCTGGGAGATTCAGGGATCTTCCTTAAAAATCCCACATATTGAAAGGCGCATTCTGGATCTCTTCAGCCTGTCAAAG ATTGTGACAGATGAAGGAGGCTTTGAGATGGTGTGTAAGGAACGGCGCTGGGCCCGTATAGCCCAGCGGCTTGGCTACCCACAAGGCAAGAACATTGGCTCTTTGCTGCGCTCGCACTACGAGAGGATTGTTTACCCCTTTGAAATGTTCCAGTCTGGGGCCAGCCTTCCG ACTTACAAGCCAAAGCACTATGATGGTGAAGATGTGGACAAAGAGTACAAGCCTCACTCTATTCCACTGCGACAGTCCGTGCAGCCATCCAAAATGAGCAGTTATGGACGCCGAGCAAACCGGTGCCAGCCTGAT CCTGAACCTACAGAAGAAGACATAGAGAAGAACCCAGAGCTGAAGAAACTACAGATCTATGGAGCAGGGCCTAAGATGATGGGACTTGGACTGGTGGCAAGGGATAAAGGCATGAGGAAGAAAG atgaGCTGCCTCAGACAGTTACTGTCAAGGACAGCGTGTCTCCTCCTGCTGGTGATGTGACGATCAAATCAGAGCCACTGGAGCCTGAAGAGAGACAACGTGATGGGAGGATGTCCAACCCCCAGCTACCTTCCCACGGTCTTACAGTTAAGACAgtgaagaaagaagaagtaAAGCAGGAGAACGGGAAAGAGAACAACGGGGAGGTAGAGGATACAGATGGACCTTGCACCAAAATGACCATGAGGCTTAGACGCAACCTTAACAACCCACAATGT gtGGATTCTTTTGTTTGCCGGATGTGTGGTCGGGGAGATGACGATGACAAACTTCTCCTGTGTGACGGCTGTGATGACAACTATCACACTTACTGTCTACTGCCCCCACTCGCCGATCCCCCCAAAGGCAACTGGCGATGCCCCAAGTGTGTGGTAGaa GAGTGCAAGAAACCTGCAGAAGCATTCGGCTTTGAACAAGCCACAAGAGAGTACACTCTGCAGAGTTTTGGGGAAATGGCGGATACGTTCAAAGCAGATTACTTCAACATGCCGGTCCAT ATGGTTCCCACTGAGCTTGTGGAGAAAGAGTTCTGGAGACTAGTCAGTAGTATTGAGGAAGACGTGACTGTCGAATACGGTGCAGACATTCACTCCAAAGAGTTTGGGAGTGGCTTTCCAATGGTCACTGGTAAAAAAGAGCTCACAAAAGAGGAGGAG GATTACGCCCGCAGTGGCTGGAACCTGAATGTGATGCCTGTACTGGAGCAGTCTCTTCTGTGCCACATCAATGGAGACATCTCTGGGATGAAGGTGCCGTGGCTTTATGTGGGCATGGTGTTCTCAGCTTTCTGCTGGCACATTGAGGATCACTGGAGTTACTCCATTAACTACCTACACTG GGGTGAACCCAAGACCTGGTATGGAGTTCCCTCTGTGGCAGCAGAGCAACTTGAGGAGGTTATGAAGAAGCTGACACCAGAGCTGTTTGAGTTCCAGCCTGATCTCCTGCATCAGCTGGTCACCATTATGAACCCCAATATCCTCATGGCTCACGGTGTACCG GTCGTACGCACCAATCAGTGTGCTGGTGAGTTTGTCATCACCTTCCCCAGAGCCTACCACAGTGGCTTCAATCAGGGTTATAACTTTGCAGAAGCAGTCAACTTCTGCACTGCAGACTGG CTGCCTGCTGGTCGTTCCTGTATTGAGCACTACCGACGTTTAAGGAGGTATTGCGTGTTCTCTCACGAGGAGCTCACCTGTAAAATGGCTACCAGCCCAGAGAAACTAGACCTTAACCTGGCTGCAGCTACCCATCGGGAGATGTTCATTATTGTTCAAGAGGAGAGGAAGCTGCGCAAGAGTCTGATGGAAAGG GGCATCACAGAAGCAGAGCGGGAGGCATTTGAGCTGCTGCCTGATGATGAGAGACAGTGTGATAAATGCAAGACCACATGCTTTCTCTCAGCTCTGGCCTGCTCCAACTGTTCTGAACGTCTGGTGTGTCTTTATCACACTCAGGATCTGTGCAACTGCCCCACTGATAAACTCTACCTCAG GTACAGATACACCCTGGATGAGCTGTTAGCCATGTTGCATCGATTAAAAGTCCGGTCGGAGTCCTTTGATTCCTGGGCTAACAGAGTAAAAGAGGCTCTTGAGCAGGAAGAGGGAAACAAGATAG AAATTCAGGACCTggagaagctgaagaatgaagcCACAGAGAAGAAGTTTCCTGACAACGAACTTCTCAGGAAGCTCAACACCGTCCTTAAAGACATAGGATACTGCCAACAGACAAGTGCTGAGCTCCTCAGTAATTCAAACACCAG CGAAAACAAGATTACTTTGGCAGAGCTGAAGTCTGTGGTTGAAAAAATGCTAAATCTTCCCTGTGTAATGAGCCAGCTGGAGAAAGTGCAG GCGGTTCTGGAGACAGTGGAGGATTACCAAAAACAGGCTCAAGCACTGGTCAATAACAAGGACTGGAGGAAGGACTCTCCACAGCCTGAACAGCTCCAGACGTTGTTGGAGCAGGGGAGCAAGCTGCCTGTTGTGGTGCCAGAGTGTAATTTACTCCAGGGCCTTAAGGAGCAAGGCCGTTGGCTGGAAGAGGTGAGGCGCACCCTTGGCACAGAAGGAGGGGAGAGGCAAGAAGTAACATTGGATGTATTGAGGAACCTTATGGAAGCAGGCTGCAACGTGCCCCAGAGTATGTCTGTGGAGACGGCCATGGCTGAGCTGCAGGAACTGCTCACAATAGCCGAACGTTGGGAGGAAAAAGCGCAGATCTGCCTGGAACAGAg GCAAAAACATCCCCTCTCTACCCTGGAGGCAATAGTAAATGAGGCTCAGCTTATTCCAGTCACACTTCCCAACATTCTGGCTTTACAAGAGTGTCTAACACGAGCTCGGGCCTGGGTAACAGACTTGGAAGAAATCCAg AATGGCGAGCATTACCCATGTCTGGATGACCTCGAGGGCCTGGTAGCTATTGGAAGAGACTTGCCAGTCTTCATGGAAGAGTTAAGGCAGCTGGAACTGCAGGTGGCCAGTGCTCACTCCTGGAGGGACAAGGCCAGCAAGACCTTCCTGAAGAAGAGCAGCCAGCACAGTCTACTAGAG GTGTTATGCCCATGTGCAAAACGGAGAGCGAAGCGAGATGAGGCCGAGCCGCTGGGTGATCCTTTAGATGATTCTGATACCAACACTTTGGGGCTTTCTGCTCAGGCCTTGAGGGACCCTGCAGCTATT GTGATGGCTTTCAAAGAAGGGGAGCACCAGGAGAAGGACGCACTACTGAGATTACAGAAAGTGAACATGTGTAAATCTGGACGTAACTCTTCAAGTTATAAGGAGAACGGACGGTGGGATGACGCCATGGAGACAAACACATCTAGCCATTCCGAGAACTCTGTAAAAGAGAACGGGAGCGATGGCCACAGCCGTACCGCCTCTCCTCAGTCgatatgtgtgtgtggcggGCAGCCTCGTGCTCCTCAGCTCCGCTGCCATCTCTGTAAGGACTGGTTCCACGGTGGCTGTGTTCCTTTTCCCTCCCTGATGCCCTCCCCTGGACCACCAGTCAACTTTCTCTGCTGGTGGGACTGGGACTCACGCTTCTTGTGTCCTCAGTGTCAACGGTCACGGCGCCCACGCCTGGAGACTATCCTGGCATTACTCGTGGCCCTGCAGAGGTTGCCCGTGCGTCTCCCTGAAGGAGAAGCACTGCAGTGTCTCACAGAGAGGGCCATTACGTGGCAGGGCCGAGCCAAGGAGGCACTGGAGACACCTGAGCTGCAACAGGCACTTCAGAGGCTGGAAGAACTCAAAGAAACTCTCCAGTGTGactcagaaaaagagaaagaagtggaaaaggaaacagaagGGAATTCAGTTATTGTTTTATCAGACTCAGAGGGAGGGGAAGGAGAGGACGGAGTCATTGATCTAACACAGGATAATTCAccgaaaaagaaaacaaaggaaagcaACACCACTCAG gctggatgtgaaaatgGTACCTGCAAAAAGTCCAATATTACAG GTGTGGGGTCTCTTCTGCACCTGCTGCCCTCCCTGAAAGGCCAAGTGGTGGAACTGTCCCCAGCCACCAGGGTCCagctggagaagctgcagctggAAGGAGACCTGCTGGAGGTTTCCTTGGACCAGACACAGACCATCCACAGGGTCCTGCAAGCTGCCTCCGATCCACCCAGAGAAACACTGCACACACTTATTCAG ATTGAACTTGAAGAGCAGAGACGAACGAGCTGTGGACGACCCAAGGACtcaaagagaaagaggaaaggCCACAGAGGTGGGGGTGGGGACGCAGCAGGAGAAACGTCACTGGATGCCGCAAAGTCAAAGAAAACCTGTCCTCTCAGACATAGCGTCCCCCCTCATCCTCTGGTCCAGACCCACCCAGAG ATTTTGTGA